The Anopheles marshallii chromosome X, idAnoMarsDA_429_01, whole genome shotgun sequence genome includes a window with the following:
- the LOC128714633 gene encoding transient receptor potential channel pyrexia, whose protein sequence is MENFGYKEGSSKPTRRLTAKSMKRRNSQIPIKPRFSISPELSVHWMNDQEAMVTEDFEYMKIGPSPPAESAPIIFDSYEESSPEFGIELSSDSIRTALIEQLRLASGRVHLLDSIEQGNMVASNVMDFFGGASKTERNICFLWAAFAKRWDLLDAFMEHGSELAFHDTNGFTALHLSAFSGCLNCASVLVAKGIDVNLQPKAYTPLQCAAFGNAAHTALFLLSKGARLDLCTRRPGGEEPLLHCAVRANALDCVRLFIAEGMDVNSIKPSGMNAIHLAADLGHVDCLRVLLAAPGADPNIRIGIREKESTALHLAADEGNAACVALLLEQGAEARLKNHRGFTPLHLASRTSSLECVDLLLRAGSADPNEEDFDMRTPLHTAIGRSESAFHIIETLICWGADVNKKDVFGFTPLHLAALDGLAHCVEILLFYDADVTAKTKKGTTALNVITRKTPGSLAMITQKFDDAMTLIHSQNPSEKEVELELDFRTILQHCYPREISYLNTLVDEGQKEMLQHPLCSAFIYIKWGKIRKYYIARLLFCFIFILFLTLYVLTALAHNCYNGSKDMEETIQEQELCQKQSILGNMLRRNPFVMEMQWLVLVAITFVEICRKLYGITGYSSIRRYVTQMENITEWFIIVSVFVISYIYTKRTYTWQNHIGAFAVLLGWTHLMVMIGQLPVFGAYVAMYTKVQVEFAKLFIAYSCMLVGFTISFCVIFPSSSSFENPFMGFITVLVMMVGELDLELLINDPDGKDPPFMLELSAQITFVLFLLFVTVILMNLLVGIAVDDIQALKKTATLSKLVGQTKLISYIESALFNGWLPNWLRSLLHYTALVSPRAYRVILSVKPLNPEEKRLPRNIMMAAYEIAKEKEQQLAAVSEPTVMPNGSDGTPPGQPAEAVPTGTEAEGVVLRSSNTLDALATKIDQSAEKMNDVTRELQELRAVLKQNQQLIDEIARQICSTQKE, encoded by the exons ATGGAAAACTTTGGCTACAAGGAGGGCTCATCGAAGCCGACGCGGCGCCTCACGGCCAAGTCGATGAAGCGTCGCAATTCGCAGATTCCCATCAAGCCAAG attttccatttcgcccGAGTTGAGCGTACACTGGATGAATGACCAGGAAGCGATGGTAACGGAAGATTTCGAGTACATGAAGATTGGTCCATCGCCCCCGGCCGAGAGTGCACCGATCATCTTCGACAGCTACGAAGAGTCGAGCCCCGAGTTCGGCATTGAGCTGTCGAGCGATTCGATCCGGACCGCGCTGATCGAGCAACTTCGGCTCGCGTCCGGCCGCGTCCATCTGCTAGACAGTATTGAGCAGGGTAATATGGTTGCTTCTAACGTGATGGATTTCTTTGGTGGAGCGAGCAAAACCGAGCGGAATATCTGCTTCCTCTGGGCAGCGTTCGCGAAGCGTTGGGATCTGCTCGATGCGTTCATGGAGCACGGTTCCGAGTTGGCGTTTCACGATACGAACGGCTTCACTGCGCTGCATCTGAGCGCGTTCAGCGGGTGTTTGAACTGTGCGAGTGTGCTCGTCGCGAAAGGCATTGATGTGAACCTTCAACCGAAAGCGTATACACCGTTGCAGTGTGCAGCATTTGGTAATGCGGCTCATACGGCGCTCTTTCTACTGAGCAAAGGCGCTCGATTGGATCTGTGTACGAGACGTCCGGGCGGTGAGGAACCGCTTCTGCACTGTGCGGTGCGGGCCAACGCACTGGACTGTGTGCGACTATTCATTGCCGAAGGTATGGACGTGAACTCGATCAAACCGAGCGGCATGAATGCGATCCATTTGGCAGCGGATCTTGGCCATGTGGATTGTTTGCGCGTGCTGCTCGCAGCTCCGGGCGCGGATCCCAACATACGTATCGGGATACGGGAGAAAGAGTCCACCGCACTGCATCTGGCGGCGGACGAAGGTAATGCGGCGTGTGTGGCGCTACTTCTCGAGCAAGGTGCCGAAGCGAGGTTGAAGAACCATCGCGGTTTCACACCGCTACATTTAGCGTCGCGTACCTCCAGCCTGGAGTGTGTGGATCTACTGCTGCGCGCTGGTAGCGCCGACCCGAACGAGGAAGACTTTGACATGCGGACACCGCTCCACACGGCCATCGGCAGGTCCGAGTCAGCGTTCCACATCATCGAGACGCTCATCTGTTGGGGGGCGGATGTTAACAAGAAGGATGTGTTTGGGTTTACACCACTGCATCTGGCCGCACTGGATGGGTTGGCACACTGTGTGGAGATACTGTTGTTTTACGATGCGGACGTGAcggcaaaaacgaaaaaaggcacgACCGCGTTGAACGTGATCACGCGCAAAACACCCGGCTCGCTGGCGATGATAACGCAAAAGTTTGACGATGCAATGACGTTGATCCACTCACAGAATCCGTCCGAGAAGGAGGTGGAGCTGGAGCTAGACTTCCGGACCATACTGCAGCATTGCTATCCGCGAGAGATCAGCTACCTAAATACGCTGGTAGACGAGGGCCAGAAAGAGATGCTACAGCACCCACTCTGCTCCGCGTTTATCTATATCAAGTGGGGGAAGATCCGGAAGTACTACATCGCCCGGTTGTTATTCTGCTTTATCTTCATCCTGTTTCTCACGCTGTACGTCCTGACCGCATTAGCGCACAATTGCTATAACGGCAGCAAAGACATGGAGGAGACGATCCAGGAGCAGGAACTCTGCCAGAAACAGTCCATCCTAGGGAATATGTTGCGCCGGAATCCGTTCGTGATGGAGATGCAgtggctggtgctggtggcgaTTACGTTTGTCGAAATCTGCCGAAAGCTGTACGGTATTACCGGGTACTCCTCCATCCGGCGGTACGTCACGCAGATGGAAAACATCACCGAGTGGTTCATCATCGTGAGCGTGTTTGTCATCTCGTACATCTACACGAAGCGGACGTACACTTGGCAGAACCATATCGGCGCGTTTGCGGTACTGCTCGGCTGGACACATCTGATGGTAATGATTGGGCAGCTGCCGGTGTTCGGTGCGTACGTTGCCATGTATACGAAAGTGCAGGTGGAGTTTGCAAAGCTGTTCATCGCGTACTCGTGTATGTTGGTCGGGTTCACAATTAGCTTCTGCGTCATCTTTCCGTCCTCGTCGTCATTTGAGAACCCATTCATGGGATTCATCACCGTGCTGGTTATGATGGTGGGCGAGCTGGATCTTGAGCTGCTCATCAACGACCCGGACGGGAAGGATCCACCATTCATGCTCGAGCTGAGCGCACAGATCACGTTCGTGCTGTTTCTGCTGTTCGTCACCGTGATCCTGATGAACCTGCTGGTCGGCATTGCCGTGGACGACATTCAGGCGCTGAAAAAGACGGCCACCCTGTCAAAGCTCGTCGGACAAACGAAGCTCATCTCGTACATTGAGTCGGCCCTATTTAACGGCTGGCTCCCGAACTGGTTGCGCAGTCTACTCCACTACACGGCACTCGTTTCACCGCGCGCCTACCGCGTCATCTTGAGCGTGAAACCGCTCAACCCGGAAGAGAAGCGCCTTCCGCGCAACATCATGATGGCAGCGTACGAAATagcgaaagaaaaggaacaGCAGCTGGCAGCCGTCAGTGAACCGACGGTGATGCCCAACGGTTCGGATGGGACCCCGCCAGGGCAACCGGCGGAAGCCGTACCGACCGGTACGGAGGCGGAAGGTGTTGTGCTGCGGTCCTCCAACACGCTGGATGCACTCGCCACCAAGATCGACCAGAGCGCGGAAAAGATGAACGATGTGACGCGCGAGCTGCAGGAACTGCGGGCAGTGCTTAAACAAAACCAGCAGCTGATCGATGAGATTGCGCGGCAGATATGCAGCACTCAGAAGGAGTAG